From Schizosaccharomyces pombe strain 972h- genome assembly, chromosome: II, the proteins below share one genomic window:
- the dna2 gene encoding DNA replication endonuclease-helicase Dna2: protein MFNDQSKTTSSVKGICATTDNNHGNLKKTNSTPFRKNYLLNGRTKLKLENFAYNASTEISSPKISEKKHSSLPIKRKNTFNESSTSFSPFTKAHKEITDDLKPDKSFTRKSDLNSQDMPVCFQETSKDLCRSSSTQHLLDHQTTDSTIIDMKPVSTNSKSDVFTLYTDETVLLRRCASDNKPLINNNLSSSNVSENQSRSFGSYDEVKNQGNNLHKVPSLVSIIRNARSSEQSRIAANSSCLLKGSDTEIDEDDFALEAEDLAALDSLERQYSQLPNSTVTASAKDIEKTAKVNHVGGDLQSYCSATKASDATINEEPVNLALDKACNSLPDINSDFIDDWDDSCDGCTPGELCEFSSEYTVLEVHEDFIFHEGNHFRQLKLILEANDILHQLFLRGDWTETSIFVGDSIRVEATFDKDNTAIVDNDKGLIIIHPKILMSATAVASSFPCLRKAVISDRVGIYGPPTKAMVTGNILHDFFQHALYRGIDALENVDINLETSIKTYISDIYFADLSLDEIREELDARLPLLKSIVERYLISKKNDNNNESIHISRLLDIEESIWSPRFGLKGNIDATVEVVLTEKPESSSTLTLPLELKTGRYVDNISHFAQSLLYTLLISDRYGINTNQALLCYLENSTIKNLVASNSQLRGLIMTRNSLAQHNFRRSLPEMISNRKICDHCSLVSECLFFQKMSDKGVANSNGLTESWNEWMREVKDEDLEFYKKWEKLLNQEERLLLLKRGDVLTFDTEELEAYGKTLYPLYITKEDIVCLEIDDRVFHYKFAFLNDNGYPRNFLHSGFSVGERVFISDEHGHWSLAKGHIVHIQDSCIEVRTRHRLHIPWLKMPNFDFKKNQVFFGNYEDSKLSFIGSNHTRYRIDKDEFSSGIASIRGTLMSSVLPDAPLIIRDMIIRLKPPKFCNSALIDPEFLKCLNEDQITALKKCHAAEHYSLILGMPGTGKTTTISSLIRSLLAKKKKILLTSFTHLAVDNILIKLKGCDSTIVRLGSPHKIHPLVKEFCLTEGTTFDDLASLKHFYEDPQIVACSSLGVYHSIFNKRKFDYCIIDEASQIPLPICLGPLQLAEKFVLVGDHYQLPPLVKNSRTSKDGLSLSLFKLLSEKHPEAVTTLRLQYRMNEDINSLSSELIYGGNLVCGSKTISQKKLILPKAHLSDGLPDSSSSLHWVNKLINPSHSVIFFNTDDILGVESKTNNILENHTEAFLIEQAVSSFLERGVKQSSIGIISIYKSQVELLSKNLKSFTEIEINTVDRYQGRDKDIILISFVRSNSKNLVGELLRDWHRLNVALSRAKVKCIMFGSLSTLSSSNIVSHLLKLLEKNKWIFTLNENDIATKFDENSSPIKDCSQVATTNNAKVIIRKNQRFFNSDNLCEKAILPQLEF from the exons atgTTCAACGACCAGTCGAAAACAACTTCATCTGTGAAAGGTATATGTGCCACTACTGACAACAATCATggtaatttaaaaaaaactaattcAACTCCTTTCAGGAAAAACTATTTGCTAAATGGGAGAACTAAATTGAAGCTGGAAAATTTTGCGTACAATGCATCTACAGAAATTAGTTCACCTAAAATCtctgaaaaaaagcattcTTCATTACCAATTAAACGAAAGAAtacttttaatgaatcCTCAACATCTTTTTCCCCATTTACTAAAGCTcataaagaaattactgACGATTTAAAGCCTGACAAATCTTTCACGCGGAAATCTGACTTGAATAGCCAAGACATGCCAG TATGTTTTCAAGAAACTTCGAAGGATTTGTGTCGTAGCTCTTCTACTCAACATTTGCTGGATCATCAAACGACGGACTCAACGATTATAGATATGAAACCAGTGTCAACGAACTCAAAATCTGATGTGTTTACATTATATACGGATGAAACTGTCCTATTACGACGATGTGCTTCAGATAATAAGCCACTGATAAACAATAATTTGTCGAGTTCAAATGTTTCGGAAAACCAGAGTAGAAGCTTCGGATCGTATgatgaagtaaaaaacCAAGGAAATAACCTGCATAAAGTCCCTAGCTTGGTGTCTATAATTCGTAATGCAAGATCATCTGAGCAATCAAGAATTGCTGCAAATTCCAGTTGTCTTCTCAAAGGATCAGATACCGAAATTGACGAGGATGATTTTGCCTTAGAAGCTGAAGATCTGGCAGCATTAGATTCCCTTGAACGCCAATACTCACAATTACCTAATTCTACAGTAACTGCTTCTGCAAAGGACATAGAAAAGACAGCTAAGGTCAACCATGTGGGAGGTGATTTGCAATCTTATTGTTCAGCAACAAAAGCATCTGATGCTACAATAAATGAAGAACCTGTGAACCTTGCTCTTGATAAAGCTTGTAATTCATTGCCGGATATCAATAGCGACTTTATCGATGATTGGGATGATTCGTGTGATGGATGCACTCCTGGTGAATTGTGCGAGTTTTCCTCCGAATACACAGTATTAGAAGTTCACGAAGACTTCATTTTTCATGAAGGGAATCACTTTCGACAATTAAAGTTGATTTTGGAAGCAAATGATATACTGCATCAGTTATTTTTACGCGGTGATTGGACTGAGACTAGTATTTTTGTAGGGGATTCTATCCGTGTTGAAGCTACATTTGACAAAGATAATACCGCTATCGTTGACAACGATAAAGGACTTATTATCATACATCCGAAAATTTTAATGTCTGCTACGGCAGTGGCCAGCTCTTTTCCTTGTTTGAGGAAAGCCGTAATATCTGACAGGGTTGGCATTTATGGACCTCCTACAAAAGCTATGGTAACTGGAAACATTTTacatgatttttttcaacacGCATTATACAGAGGTATTGATGCCCTTGAAAATGTTGATATCAACCTTGAAACATCAATAAAAACATACATCTCTGATATCTATTTTGCTGATTTGTCGCTCGATGAAATTCGAGAGGAACTTGATGCGAGGCTTCCCCTTCTTAAATCTATTGTTGAAAGATATTtaataagtaaaaaaaatgacaaCAACAATGAAAGTATTCACATTTCAAGGCTTCTCGATATTGAGGAATCCATATGGTCACCCAGATTTGGATTAAAAGGTAATATCGATGCTACAGTTGAGGTGGTTTTAACTGAAAAACCTGAGTCTTCGTCAACCCTCACACTTCCGTTAGAGCTTAAAACTGGCCGATATGTCGACAATATTAGCCATTTTGCTCAAAGTTTGCTTTATACATTACTCATTTCAGATCGTTATGGTATCAATACTAATCAGGCATTATTATGCTATTTGGAAAATAGTACTATCAAGAATTTGGTTGCAAGTAACTCCCAACTTCGAGGGTTGATCATGACAAGAAATTCTCTTGCACAGCATAACTTTAGGCGCAGCCTTCCTGAAATGATTTCGAACCGAAAAATTTGCGATCACTGCAGTTTAGTTTCTGAATGTTTgttctttcaaaagatgAGTGATAAAGGAGTAGCTAATAGTAACGGCTTGACTGAGTCATGGAATGAATGGATGCGCGAAGTAAAAGATGAGGATCTTGAATTTTATAAGAAGTGGGAGAAGTTATTAAATCAAGAGGAACGACTCTTACTACTAAAAAGAGGCGATGTGTTGACTTTTGATACAGAAGAGCTAGAAGCTTATGGAAAAACTCTGTATCCTTTATACATTACTAAAGAGGATATCGTTTGTTTAGAAATTGATGACAGGGTTTTTCATTACAAATtcgcttttttaaatgacaATGGTTATCCTCGAAATTTCTTGCACTCAGGCTTCAGCGTTGGTGAACGAGTATTTATTTCTGATGAACATGGACACTGGTCACTAGCTAAAGGACACATAGTCCATATTCAAGATTCATGTATTGAAGTACGAACTCGTCATCGACTTCATATTCCATGGCTAAAGATGCCTAACtttgatttcaaaaaaaaccaGGTATTTTTTGGTAACTATGAAGATTCCAAATTGTCATTTATCGGAAGTAACCATACGAGGTACAGAATTGATAAGGACGAATTTTCGAGCGGAATTGCATCAATAAGAGGTACCTTGATGTCTTCTGTATTACCAGATGCTCCCTTAATTATAAGGGACATGATTATCCGTTTGAAGCctccaaaattttgtaataGTGCATTAATCGATCctgaatttttgaaatgtttaAACGAAGATCAAATTACAGCTTTAAAGAAATGCCACGCTGCAGAACATTATAGTTTGATACTCGGAATGCCTGGAACGGGGAAAACCACTACAATTTCTAGCTTAATCAGATCATTGCTTgccaaaaagaagaaaatactTCTTACTTCTTTTACGCATTTAGCAGTTGAtaacattttaattaaactGAAGGGTTGTGATAGCACAATCGTCCGCTTAGGATCTCCTCATAAAATCCATCCCCTAGTAAAAGAATTTTGTTTGACTGAAGGAACGACGTTTGACGACTTAGCGTcattaaaacatttttacGAAGACCCCCAAATAGTTGCATGCTCTTCTCTAGGGGTATATCA TtccattttcaataaaagaaaattcgaTTATTGTATAATTGATGAGGCATCCCAAATACCTCTACCAATTTGCTTAGGCCCTTTGCAGCTTGctgaaaaatttgttttagttGGTGATCATTATCAACTTCCTcctttagtaaaaaattcaagaacATCTAAGGATGGTTTGTCGCTCAGTCTATTTAAATTACTATCAGAAAAGCATCCTGAAGCCGTTACCACTTTAAGACTACAATATCGTATGAATGAAGACATTAATTCATTATCTAGTGAACTTATTTATGGCGGCAATTTGGTGTGTGGGTCCAAGACGATatcccaaaaaaaattaattttgccAAAAGCTCATCTAAGTGATGGTTTACCCGATTCGTCGTCTAGCCTACATTGGGTCAACAAGTTAATCAATCCTAGTCATTCagtcatattttttaataccGATGATATTCTGGGAGTTGAATCAAAAACTAATAATATTCTAGAAAATCATACTGAAGCTTTTTTGATAGAACAAGCAGTTTCCTCCTTCTTGGAACGAGGCGTTAAGCAAAGTTCTATCGGgataatttcaatttaCAAAAGTCAGGTGGAGTTGCTTTCTAAGAATCTTAAATCATTCACTGAAATAGAAATTAACACTGTCGATCGTTATCAAGGAAGAGACAAGGACATCATTTTAATATCTTTTGTGAGATCCAACAGTAAAAACTTA GTTGGAGAATTGCTACGCGATTGGCATCGTTTGAACGTTGCTTTAAGCAGGGCGAAAGTGAAATGTATTATGTTTGGCTCGTTATCTACTCTTTCGTCTTCAAATATAGTTTCtcatttattgaaattattagaaaaaaacaaatggaTTTTCACGTTAAATGAGAATGATATAGCAACGAAATTTGACGAGAATAGCTCTCCAATTAAGGATTGTTCTCAGGTTGCAACGACAAATAATGCTAAAGTTATTATTAGAAAGAACCAAAGGTTTTTTAATAGTGACAATTTATGTGAAAAAGCTATTTTACCTCAACTGGAATTTTGA
- the kae1 gene encoding EKC/KEOPS complex N(6)-L-threonylcarbamoyladenine synthase subunit — protein sequence MGKPLIALGLEGSANKLGVGIILHDTNGSAKILANVRHTYITPPGQGFLPSDTAKHHRAWIIPLIKQAFAEAKISFKDIDCICFTKGPGIGAPLNSVALCARMLSLIHKKPLVAVNHCIGHIEMGREITGAQNPVVLYVSGGNTQVIAYSEKKYRIFGETLDIAIGNCLDRFARIIGLSNAPSPGYNIMQEAKKGKRFIELPYTVKGMDCSFSGLLSGVEAAATELLDPKNPSSVTKQDLCYSLQETGFAMLVEITERAMAHIRADSVLIVGGVGCNERLQQMMAEMSSDRGADVFSTDERFCIDNGIMIAQAGLLAYKTGDRCAVAESTITQRYRTDDVYISWRD from the exons ATGGGAAAACCTTTAATTGCACTTGGATTAGAGGGTTCAGCAAACAAATTAGGCGTTGGTATTATTTTGCATGATACCAATGGATCGGCTAAAATATTAGCAAATGTCAGACACACTTATATCACTCCTCCCGGACAGGGATTCTTGCCCAGCGATACTGCTAAGCATCATCGTGCGTGGATAATCCCTTTAATTAAGCAAGCGTTTGCTGAggcaaaaatttcttttaaagataTTGATTGCATTTGTTTCACAAAGGGGCCAGGAATCGGTGCTCCTCTGAATAGTGTAGCTCTTTGTGCTAGGATGTTATCACTAATTCACAAGAAACCTTTAGTAGCAGTTAATCATTGTATTGGTCACATTGAAATGGGTCGTGAAATTACGGGTGCACAAAATCCTGTCGTGCTTTATGTTTCTGGGGGAAACACTCAAGTAATTGCATACTCAGAGAAGAAGTATAGGATTTTTGGTGAAACGCTTGATATTGCTATAGGCAATTGTTTGGATCGATTTGCCAGAATCATTGGTTTGTCCAATGCACCTTCACCTGGTTACAATATTATGcaagaagcaaaaaa AGGCAAAAGATTTATAGAGTTACCCTATACTGTTAAAGGTATGGATTGTTCATTTTCCGGATTGTTGTCAGGGGTTGAAGCGGCAGCTACAGAGCTATTAGACCCAAAAAATCCGAGTTCTGTTACAAAGCAAGATCTTTGTTACTCTTTACAGGAAACTGGCTTTGCAATGCTAGTTGAAATTACAGAACGCGCGATGGCACATATCAGAGCTGATTCTGTTTTAATTGTTGGAGGTGTTGGATGCAATGAACGTCTCCAACAAATGATGGCTGAAATGAGTTCGGATAGAGGCGCTGATGTTTTTTCTACAGATGAACGTTTCTGTATTGATAATGGTATAATGATAGCCCAAGCAGGGTTGTTGGCTTATAAAACCGGGGACCGATGTGCCGTCGCAGAATCGACGATTACTCAAAGATATCGTACTGACGATGTTTATATATCATGGAGGGATTAA